One region of Microbacterium rhizosphaerae genomic DNA includes:
- the rplQ gene encoding 50S ribosomal protein L17 yields MPKPTKGPRLGGGPAHERLLLANLASALFIHKSITTTETKAKRLRPLAERLVTFGKRGDLHARRRVLSVLGNKEAVHVLFAEIAPLVEHREGGYTRITKIGNRKGDNAPMAVIELVLEPVSPKPKAKKTAPAAEKPAVPVEEAPVEEAPESVEDAPVEEVPVEAEAAAEEGQEAAEEKAE; encoded by the coding sequence ATGCCCAAGCCCACCAAGGGACCCCGCCTCGGAGGCGGCCCCGCACACGAGCGTCTCCTGCTGGCGAACCTGGCCTCGGCCCTGTTCATCCACAAGAGCATCACCACCACCGAGACCAAGGCGAAGCGCCTGCGTCCGCTCGCGGAGCGTCTCGTGACGTTCGGCAAGCGCGGCGACCTGCACGCCCGCCGTCGCGTGCTGTCGGTCCTCGGCAACAAGGAGGCCGTGCACGTCCTCTTCGCCGAGATCGCGCCGCTCGTCGAGCACCGTGAGGGTGGCTACACCCGCATCACGAAGATCGGCAACCGCAAGGGCGACAACGCCCCCATGGCCGTGATCGAGCTCGTCCTGGAGCCCGTCTCGCCGAAGCCGAAGGCCAAGAAGACCGCGCCGGCCGCTGAGAAGCCGGCCGTTCCGGTAGAGGAGGCGCCGGTCGAGGAGGCCCCCGAGAGCGTCGAGGACGCGCCCGTCGAGGAGGTTCCGGTCGAGGCCGAGGCTGCTGCCGAGGAGGGCCAGGAGGCCGCCGAGGAGAAGGCCGAGTAA
- the rpsK gene encoding 30S ribosomal protein S11, which translates to MAQAKTAARKPRRKEKKNIALGQAHIKSTFNNTIVSITDPSGAVISWASSGGVGFKGSRKSTPYAAGMAAESAARQAAEHGVKKVDVFVKGPGSGRETAIRSLQAAGLEVGSIQDVTPQAHNGCRPPKRRRV; encoded by the coding sequence ATGGCACAGGCCAAGACCGCTGCGCGCAAGCCGCGCCGCAAGGAGAAGAAGAACATCGCGCTGGGCCAGGCCCACATCAAGTCGACGTTCAACAACACGATCGTCTCGATCACCGACCCGTCGGGCGCCGTCATCAGCTGGGCGTCGTCGGGTGGCGTGGGCTTCAAGGGCTCGCGCAAGTCGACCCCGTACGCCGCCGGCATGGCCGCCGAGTCGGCCGCCCGTCAGGCCGCCGAGCACGGCGTCAAGAAGGTGGACGTCTTCGTGAAGGGTCCGGGATCGGGTCGCGAGACCGCGATCCGCTCGCTGCAGGCCGCCGGCCTCGAGGTGGGGTCGATCCAGGACGTCACGCCGCAGGCGCACAACGGCTGCCGCCCCCCGAAGCGTCGCCGCGTCTGA
- a CDS encoding DNA-directed RNA polymerase subunit alpha: protein MLIAQRPTLTEEKIGEFRSRFVIEPLEPGFGYTIGNALRRSLLSSIPGAAVTSIRIDGVLHEFSTIPGVKEDVTEIILNIKQLVVSSERDEPITAYLRKTGAGEVTAADISAPAGVEVRNPELVIATLNDSARFELELTIERGRGYVSATQNRNEYAEAGQIPIDSIYSPVLKVSYRVDATRAGERTDFDKLVLDVETKPSIAPRDAVASAGRTLTELFGLARELNVEAEGIEIGPAPVETVLSNELSMPIEDLDLSVRSYNCLKREGINTVSELVALSETQLMNIRNFGQKSVDEVRDKLVSLGLSLKDSVPGFDGAHFYGGYDDETV, encoded by the coding sequence GTGCTCATCGCACAGCGTCCCACCCTGACCGAGGAGAAGATCGGGGAGTTCCGCAGCCGGTTCGTCATCGAGCCCCTGGAGCCCGGCTTCGGTTACACGATCGGAAACGCGCTGCGCCGCAGCCTCCTGTCGTCGATCCCCGGTGCGGCCGTCACCAGCATCCGCATCGACGGCGTGCTGCACGAGTTCAGCACCATTCCGGGTGTCAAGGAGGATGTCACCGAGATCATCCTCAACATCAAGCAGCTGGTCGTCTCGAGCGAGCGCGACGAGCCCATCACCGCGTACTTGCGCAAGACCGGCGCGGGCGAGGTCACGGCCGCCGACATCTCCGCTCCGGCGGGCGTCGAGGTGCGCAACCCCGAGCTGGTCATCGCGACGCTGAACGACTCGGCGCGCTTCGAGCTCGAGCTCACCATCGAGCGAGGCCGCGGCTACGTCTCGGCCACGCAGAACCGCAACGAGTACGCCGAGGCCGGCCAGATTCCGATCGACTCGATCTACTCCCCGGTGCTCAAGGTCAGCTACCGCGTCGACGCGACGCGTGCCGGTGAGCGTACCGACTTCGACAAGCTCGTGCTGGACGTCGAGACGAAGCCCTCGATCGCCCCGCGCGACGCCGTCGCGTCGGCCGGCCGCACCCTGACCGAGCTGTTCGGCCTGGCGCGCGAGCTCAACGTCGAGGCCGAGGGCATCGAGATCGGTCCCGCGCCGGTCGAGACCGTGCTCTCCAACGAGCTCTCGATGCCGATCGAGGACCTCGACCTGTCGGTTCGCTCGTACAACTGCCTCAAGCGCGAGGGCATCAACACGGTCAGCGAGCTCGTCGCCCTGTCGGAGACGCAGCTCATGAACATCCGCAACTTCGGACAGAAGTCGGTCGACGAGGTGCGCGACAAGCTCGTCTCGCTCGGCCTGTCGCTGAAGGACTCGGTTCCCGGGTTCGACGGCGCGCACTTCTACGGCGGATACGACGACGAGACCGTCTGA